The proteins below are encoded in one region of Phaeodactylum tricornutum CCAP 1055/1 chromosome 3, complete sequence:
- a CDS encoding predicted protein gives MASSDRMARLWTIEASGSAREVLVVSGHAGPVTKVRFHPSEPNHLCTAAADQTVRLWDVRQATQRPTGRIDLQKGSGPVAVEWNRTSSLLAVAEREGSILIYDTRKLGGAFSHASGSAAGSSASPLLSIEVAPNTTESYHFSPCGNFLIAGWTREGEGIGELRILSLKTANNHTLFSSSYPAHSGPIYAMHVSLDSLRLATGGADAMVGIWNLDTMCCTHSITRRVKFIRSVGFSHDSRILATSSEEDGIDLADARDGSEVGSVNLGTRPRAGGAEEIAWHPKSHILACARTDAGPIGPPLSPIIVVKISVNV, from the coding sequence ATGGCTTCATCTGATCGCATGGCAAGGCTTTGGACAATTGAAGCCTCCGGCTCTGCTCGTGAAGTTTTAGTCGTTTCCGGTCATGCGGGTCCTGTGACAAAAGTTCGTTTTCACCCATCTGAGCCTAATCATCTTTGCACTGCTGCGGCCGACCAAACGGTGCGACTTTGGGACGTTCGACAAGCTACTCAACGACCAACTGGACGAATAGACCTTCAGAAAGGAAGTGGTCCTGTAGCTGTGGAATGGAACAGAACTTCGTCGCTACTTGCTGTTGCTGAACGAGAGGGATCAATTCTTATTTATGATACCCGCAAACTCGGCGGAGCTTTCTCCCATGCGTCAGGCTCGGCTGCTGGAAGCTCTGCATCACCATTACTTTCCATTGAAGTCGCCCCCAATACAACCGAATCTTATCACTTCTCCCCGTGCGGGAACTTTTTGATTGCTGGCTGGACTCGAGAGGGCGAAGGTATAGGGGAGCTTCGAATTTTGTCGCTGAAGACTGCAAACAACCACACTTTGTTTTCCTCTTCCTATCCGGCCCACTCGGGACCAATTTATGCAATGCACGTGTCATTAGACAGCCTACGCTTAGCAACAGGAGGGGCAGATGCGATGGTTGGGATCTGGAATTTGGACACAATGTGCTGCACTCATTCCATTACTCGTAGAGTCAAATTTATTCGAAGTGTAGGATTCTCTCATGACAGCAGGATCCTAGCAACAAGCAGTGAGGAAGATGGGATTGATCTAGCAGATGCCAGGGACGGAAGTGAAGTAGGAAGTGTCAATCTAGGTACTCGCCCGAGGGCGGGAGGTGCAGAAGAGATTGCATGGCATCCCAAGAGCCACATTTTGGCATGCGCACGAACGGATGCTGGTCCTATTGGTCCGCCACTCTCCCCAATTATTGTTGTCAAAATATCCGTAAACGTCTAG
- a CDS encoding predicted protein produces the protein MSVRIKNEEQLGVVQSTEHDDDDQVVREIDVFLSPALTNLFHLLQYPLQHTPVTHPSAARIKHRHGILELDQPLPMSIERSGLFHMQHRTYRSQTVPVQTHVCMGKLQDDPLGKTSLHLVPLTHASQMRPTFQHVDAMDDPHAELNIEEDDDVDDDKTMEKKPVVFQRKESERAAIARKSSYAFKKASEEGEEWQQLEVSLPDTELQRTLLNDVVCADLGTFALLPSEQQASLLDPDISYVNSLDYMPPQAGQLYAHLEGKDIKTVVSKLTVLMTRGWPIPYSILRAQFSSQIADEALLHALSVCAVMVRGIFCLNSKLLNLDEPLQRARTFILYLLHSHGSIYRTKLDRVFVGYKDVSSQRLLEILKQVGKKIQSCWVLKVPDDEHFLKDYAATSALHELYWQRQSIRYSSLLQVYNMP, from the coding sequence ATGTCAGTCAGAATAAAAAATGAGGAGCAGCTTGGCGTCGTGCAAAGCACAGAGCatgatgacgacgatcaAGTTGTTCGTGAGATAGATGTCTTCCTTTCGCCCGCGTTGACCAACCTATTTCATCTCCTCCAATACCCCTTGCAGCATACGCCAGTGACACATCCTTCAGCCGCCCGTATTAAGCATCGACATGGCATTCTTGAGCTGGACCAACCATTGCCCATGTCAATTGAGCGTTCCGGATTGTTCCACATGCAACATCGTACGTATCGCAGCCAAACCGTTCCTGTTCAGACACATGTCTGCATGGGAAAGCTACAAGACGACCCACTCGGCAAGACTTCTCTGCATTTGGTACCACTGACGCACGCGAGTCAAATGAGACCCACGTTCCAGCACGTGGATGCAATGGACGACCCACACGCTGAGCTAAACAtcgaagaggacgacgacgttgacgaTGACAAGACGATGGAAAAGAAGCCAGTTGTTTTTCAGCGGAAAGAGTCGGAGCGTGCTGCCATAGCCCGAAAGTCAAGCTACGCATTCAAGAAAGCAAGTGAGGAAGGCGAAGAATGGCAACAACTAGAGGTAAGTCTTCCTGATACGGAATTGCAAAGGACCTTGTTAAACGACGTTGTATGCGCGGATCTCGGAACGTTCGCGTTGCTGCCGTCTGAACAGCAAGCATCTTTGTTAGACCCGGACATTTCGTATGTCAATAGCCTTGATTACATGCCTCCTCAGGCTGGGCAATTATATGCTCATCTTGAAGGTAAAGATATCAAGACGGTTGTCTCCAAATTGACAGTCCTAATGACAAGAGGCTGGCCGATCCCATATTCAATTTTACGAGCCCAATTTTCATCGCAAATAGCTGACGAGGCTCTCCTCCACGCCTTGTCAGTATGCGCAGTGATGGTTCGTGGAATATTTTGCTTGAACTCTAAGTTGCTGAACTTGGATGAGCCTCTGCAAAGAGCAAGGACATTTATTTTGTATCTCTTGCATAGCCACGGATCTATATACCGTACCAAACTTGACCGAGTATTTGTTGGATACAAAGATGTTTCATCGCAGCGTCTGCTGGAAATTTTGAAGCAAGTCGGGAAAAAGATCCAGTCTTGTTGGGTTTTGAAAGTTCCAGATGACGAGCATTTTTTAAAAGATTATGCTGCGACTTCGGCCTTACATGAACTTTATTGGCAGCGGCAGTCAATTCGCTACTCTAGTTTGCTCCAGGTATATAACATGCCCTAA
- a CDS encoding predicted protein: protein PGSVGLHNLGNSCFLNATIQCLNHIEPLTQYFLQGKYLDELNRNNPLGSGGNVAMSYASLLKKMWGGEYSTLVPRLLKQTVASFAPQFDNCYQHDSQEFGQFLMDGLHEDLNRVQTKPYVEELEGLGMPDDQAAIESWRKHLLRHDSIIVDHCQGMHRSHLTCPRCGRESIKFDIFSSISVPLACTKQKSAIQLQDCLEKFMEGEQLDERNAWYCPKCRQHVCALKMIALWTIPDILIIHLKRFTFDTCMASGHMLRSKVDDKVEFPIEGLDLTKYILGPVDPDAPPVYRLFGVSEHTGPTANSGHYTATVRNSIDGQWYRCNDSHVGRTSGEASITGGAYVLFYQR, encoded by the coding sequence CCTGGATCGGTTGGTTTACATAATCTTGGTAACTCGTGCTTTCTCAACGCAACCATACAATGTCTGAACCACATTGAACCACTAACGCAGTACTTTTTGCAAGGAAAATACTTGGATGAACTAAACCGAAATAACCCTCTGGGTAGTGGCGGTAACGTCGCCATGTCGTACGCAtcgcttttgaaaaagatgtgGGGTGGAGAATATTCTACATTGGTTCCACGGCTCTTGAAGCAAACCGTCGCGTCGTTTGCTCCTCAGTTTGACAACTGCTATCAGCATGACAGTCAAGAATTCGGTCAGTTCCTAATGGATGGCTTGCACGAGGATCTGAATCGTGTGCAAACGAAGCCTTATGTGGAAGAGTTAGAGGGGCTTGGGATGCCAGACGACCAAGCAGCAATCGAGTCTTGGCGCAAGCACCTACTTCGGCACGACAGTATCATAGTGGACCATTGTCAGGGCATGCACCGAAGCCATTTGACTTGCCCAAGGTGTGGTCGCGAGTCAATAAAATTTGACATTTTTTCATCTATTTCGGTTCCTTTGGCGTGTACCAAACAGAAATCAGCGATACAATTGCAAGATTGTCTCGAAAAATTTATGGAAGGCGAACAACTTGACGAAAGGAATGCGTGGTACTGTCCAAAGTGTAGACAACATGTGTGTGCTTTGAAGATGATTGCTCTCTGGACCATACCAGATATTCTCATTATTCATTTGAAACGCTTCACGTTTGACACTTGCATGGCTTCTGGACATATGCTCCGCTCAAAAGTGGACGACAAAGTCGAATTTCCCATCGAAGGTCTTGATCTGACAAAATACATACTTGGACCCGTTGATCCAGATGCACCGCCTGTATATCGCCTTTTCGGGGTGTCAGAACATACGGGACCGACCGCCAACTCTGGCCATTACACCGCCACTGTGCGAAATTCTATTGACGGTCAGTGGTATAGGTGTAATGATTCTCATGTGGGCCGAACGTCAGGTGAAGCGTCAATAACGGGTGGTGCGTACGTCTTATTCTACCAGCGA
- a CDS encoding predicted protein produces the protein SENKQLPVVFAHGMGDSCFNSGMQHVAQLASEWLSEDFGPDRSNVYSVCVPTGATQAEDTKNGYFLSMDASVEVFAEGVRADPRLSDGFHAIGFSQGNNVIRGYIAKHNTPTVDTFISINGVNAGIGAVPYCRPSETAMGAVRLGGMCDLLMEQASRSAYTEFAQEHSFQANYWRDPRPTAFPLYQKYGQLAAWNNEAGLVNETLKTNWGKTSAFVWVLATEDGLVWPKEGEQWGQPDSKDPFHVILSINETTWYKEDLFGLRTANELGKNYFESFEGDHLQFESADLERWVKTYLKN, from the coding sequence TCTGAAAACAAGCAATTGCCGGTGGTCTTTGCCCATGGGATGGGAGATTCGTGCTTTAATTCTGGCATGCAACACGTTGCGCAGCTGGCCTCCGAATGGCTCAGTGAGGACTTTGGTCCGGACAGATCGAATGTGTATAGCGTATGCGTTCCGACCGGTGCGACTCAAGCAGAAGATACCAAGAACGGTTACTTTCTGAGCATGGATGCTTCGGTGGAAGTCTTTGCGGAAGGTGTTAGGGCGGACCCACGACTGAGCGATGGCTTTCACGCCATTGGGTTTTCGCAGGGCAACAACGTCATTCGGGGCTACATTGCCAAACATAACACGCCTACCGTTGACACATTTATATCCATCAATGGGGTGAACGCAGGGATCGGTGCTGTGCCGTATTGTCGTCCTAGTGAAACTGCCATGGGTGCTGTGCGACTGGGTGGAATGTGCGATTTACTCATGGAACAGGCCTCGCGGAGTGCCTACACTGAATTTGCACAAGAGCATTCCTTTCAAGCCAACTACTGGCGCGATCCACGGCCAACTGCCTTTCCGCTCTACCAAAAGTACGGACAGCTCGCTGCTTGGAATAACGAAGCGGGACTAGTGAACGAAACTCTGAAAACGAACTGGGGTAAGACCTCCGCTTTCGTGTGGGTGTTGGCCACCGAAGATGGATTGGTGTGGCCCAAAGAAGGAGAGCAATGGGGGCAGCCGGATTCGAAAGATCCTTTTCATGTGATCTTATCCATAAACGAAACGACCTGGTACAAAGAGGACTTGTTTGGCCTCCGAACTGCAAATGAATTGGGAAAGAATTATTTCGAATCGTTCGAGGGGGACCATTTGCAGTTTGAATCTGCCGATCTGGAACGATGGGTAAAGACCTACCTCAAGAACTAG
- a CDS encoding predicted protein produces the protein MPMDIRQFFKGGGSSKKNTVKPVSNLMDQVKLVNSGSKKRKESPVHEEESTNTFLESTGNVPIQEREKEPSGRRRSPRKLSKNSPANVVRAEIGFVDGTKEKPIASPNKALDMSLSKKSSKLATSPQKKPSGVVSIANSLPPTAAIGNRNVPSDFSPSPQTRKSPPTSTVSNTKRLKRDPPLEPKLTQSSFNVDKAAPECLRGCTFVFSGVLPNLSREDGQEMVKTLGGRITGAVSSLTNYLVVGEELEDGRVYTEGSKYKRAVQEGTHIVQGEEAFYGLLQQYNDKEIAAGNALLNTAPKLSQSEAPLAANPYAKKAPNNPYAKPALSNPYVKAKPYTSGKPSPAEISSPVDIKADRSSGANLLWVDKYKPTRSGEILGNAESVKKLGLWLSSWEQKFNNSKAVGKGVANPNDRFKAALLSGPPGIGTTIVAKESGRDVIEFNASDVRSKKAIKDDMGDITGSYTLEFGKPAINEKRQSSRIKRCIIMDEVDGMGAGDRSGMSELIQMIKKSRVPIICICNDRQSQKMKSLLPYCMDLRYRRPTKSVIANRAVRIAAQEGFTVEQNAAEAIAESCGNDVRQVLNCMQMWASDSSSESRMTYKDLKQRESSINKDEILRVSLFDAARNILEGRRGLQGADASTERQHFFRRNDAFFVDYNFVGLLVQQNYIKVMQGQFNDAKRSNDQSNILGVLERMSQASDAMSDFAEAENGLRGGQNWSLLPFCAMLAVKTGFHAGGPNGGGLPGFPDFTSWLGRNSSKGKKARLLHELQHHMNYKISGGAQEMRLSYLPVLRDRFLSLLLGREEGLTEKAIDLMDEYGLDRDDVFEKLDEFRMDHKADTFAKLDSKKKAAFTRFYNQGTHRSQALVAEQGGSKTVKRGANAVAEETIDPDAIDDDVAKAEENEGDDADEDMEKIKAMFKKKGRNTTQKAATKGKAKKKK, from the exons ATGCCGATGGATATTCGTCAATTTTTCAAAGGCGGAGGATCCAGCAAAAAAAACACCGTAAAGCCGGTATCCAATTTGATGGATCAGGTCAAACTGGTGAACTCTGGctccaaaaagcgcaaagAATCCCCCGTACACGAGGAAGAATCCACAAATACTTTTCTTGAATCCACTGGAAATGTTCCTATTCAGGAACGAGAGAAAGAGCCATCAGGTCGTAGGAGATCGCCCCGTAAGCTGTCGAAAAATAGTCCGGCAAACGTAGTGCGAGCCGAGATTGGATTTGTCGACggaacgaaagaaaagccGATCGCTAGTCCCAACAAAGCTCTGGATATGAGTTTATCGAAAAAATCTTCCAAATTAGCAACGTCACCCCAAAAAAAACCGTCGGGAGTTGTCAGCATTGCCAACTCTCTTCCCCCGACCGCCGCTATCGGGAATCGCAATGTCCCTTCCGATTTCAGCCCCTCGCCGCAGACCCGCAAATCTCCACCCACGAGTACTGTGAGCAACACGAAACGCCTAAAGCGTGATCCGCCTCTGGAGCCCAAGCTAACACAATCATCGTTCAATGTCGACAAGGCTGCTCCAGAATGTTTGAGAGGCTGCACGTTTGTCTTTTCCGGTGTCTTACCGAACCTCAGTCGCGAGGACGGCCAGGAAATGGTCAAAACACTTGGCGGACGGATCACTGGAGCTGTATCAAGTTTGACAAATTATCTTGTTGTTGGCGAAGAGTTGGAAGATGGACGTGTCTACACAGAGGGCAGCAAGTACAAACGTGCGGTCCAAGAAGGTACGCACATTGTTCAGGGCGAGGAGGCCTTTTACGGGTTGCTACAGCAGTACAATGACAAGGAAATCGCAGCAGGAAATGCTTTATTGAACACAGCTCCCAAACTGAGCCAATCGGAAGCACCTCTTGCTGCGAATCCGTATGCCAAGAAGGCGCCAAATAATCCTTACGCCAAACCTGCCCTTTCAAATCCTTACGTTAAGGCAAAACCATACACTTCTGGCAAGCCTTCGCCTGCAGAAATTAGCTCACCAGTCGACATCAAAGCAGATCGCTCTTCCGGTGCTAACCTTCTTTGGGTGGACAAGTACAAACCGACTCGCTCGGGGGAAATTTTGGGAAATGCCGAGTCGGTGAAGAAGCTTGGCCTTTGGCTGTCATCTTGGGAACAGAAGTTTAACAACTCCAAAGCTGTTGGAAAAGGTGTTGCTAATCCAAACGATCGCTTCAAGGCCGCACTTTTGTCTGGGCCACCTGGCATTGGTA CAACTATTGTTGCAAAAGAATCAGGTCGCGATGTGATTGAATTCAATGCTTCCGACGTGCGATCCAAGAAAGCGATCAAAGACGACATGGGTGATATCACTGGTTCATACACACTCGAGTTTGGCAAACCCGCCATCAATGAAAAGCGCCAAAGTAGTCGGATTAAGCGTTGTATAATTATGGACGAAGTTGATGGCATGGGTGCTGGGGATCGCAGTGGGATGTCAGAACTTATTCAAATGATTAAAAAGAGCCGAGTTCCGATTATCTGCATTTGTAACGATCGGCAGTCCCAAAAGATGAAAAGCCTGCTTCCCTACTGTATGGATCTTAGGTACCGGCGACCGACAAAATCTGTAATCGCGAATCGCGCTGTAAGAATTGCGGCACAAGAAGGATTTACCGTCGAACAAAACGCAGCTGAAGCGATTGCTGAGTCATGCGGAAACGACGTTCGGCAGGTTTTGAATTGCATGCAAATGTGGGCCAGTGACAGCAGTAGTGAATCGCGCATGACTTACAAGGATTTGAAACAACGCGAGAGCTCCATTAACAAAGACGAGATCCTCCGCGTCAGTCTTTTCGATGCAGCGCGAAATATTTTGGAAGGTCGTCGAGGGCTACAAGGAGCTGATGCATCGACCGAGCGACAGCACTTTTTCAGAAGAAACGATGCCTTCTTCGTAGACTACAACTTTGTTGGTCTGTTGGTACAGCAGAACTACATCAAAGTGATGCAAGGTCAGTTCAATGATGCAAAACGTTCAAATGACCAGTCCAATATTTTAGGTGTTTTGGAGCGAATGAGCCAGGCCTCGGATGCCATGTCCGATTTTGCTGAGGCCGAGAACGGACTGAGGGGAGGCCAGAACTGGAGCCTTTTGCCCTTTTGTGCAATGCTAGCGGTAAAAACTGGCTTCCATGCTGGTGGTCCCAATGGGGGCGGTCTTCCTGGCTTCCCAGACTTTACTTCTTGGCTTGGACGAAATTCTAGCAAAGGCAAGAAAGCTCGTCTGTTACACGAACTACAGCATCACATGAATTATAAGATTAGTGGTGGAGCTCAAGAAATGCGTTTATCCTACCTACCAGTTTTACGTGACCGGTTCTTGTCGCTCCTACTGGGCAGAGAAGAAGGACTCACTGAAAAAGCCATTGACCTCATGGATGAATATGGCCTGGACCGAGACGACGTCTTCGAAAAGCTTGATGAGTTTCGAATGGATCACAAGGCGGACACCTTCGCTAAGCTGGAtagcaagaaaaaggccgcCTTCACAAGGTTTTATAATCAAGGTACTCATAGAAGCCAAGCACTAGTGGCTGAACAAGGCGGTAGCAAGACGGTTAAGCGTGGTGCTAACGCGGTTGCGGAGGAAACGATTGATCCAGATGCCATCGACGATGATGTCGCAAAGGCTGAAGAAAATGAAGGTGATGATGCGGACGAGGACATGGAAAAGATTAAAGCCATGTTCAAAAAGAAAGGGCGAAACACGACGCAGAAAGCTGCTACCAAGGGTaaagccaagaaaaagaaatag
- a CDS encoding predicted protein, producing MSSNYRRVPTASDAASTASSDMGEAGTNPSPADGDNRAYLSRSPADRMADKAIALAWVLVAWLVAKWTRFFHVLLADERANRPLLQVAALSFGINTVLLLYLTVYLPKIKGLTDSSAWEVYCPRVVPTMTFVGVVTGLLLIRATWPVWGFLAPLVLGVEFLGLLFGLHFVPWCL from the coding sequence ATGTCATCCAACTACCGCAGAGTCCCTACGGCATCTGATGCAGCATCCACCGCGTCTTCCGATATGGGAGAAGCCGGCACGAATCCTAGCCCGGCTGATGGCGACAACCGGGCCTATTTGAGCCGCAGTCCAGCCGACCGAATGGCTGACAAAGCGATCGCCTTAGCGTGGGTGCTTGTAGCATGGCTTGTTGCCAAATGGACGAGGTTTTTCCATGTTTTGCTAGCGGATGAACGCGCAAACCGACCGTTGCTTCAAGTGGCGGCTCTGTCTTTCGGAATCAATACTGTACTGTTGCTTTATCTGACAGTTTATTTACCAAAGATAAAAGGACTGACGGATTCGTCGGCATGGGAAGTGTACTGCCCAAGGGTCGTTCCCACTATGACCTTTGTTGGAGTCGTAACTGGTCTGCTTTTGATACGAGCTACATGGCCGGTTTGGGGATTTTTGGCACCACTGGTTTTGGGTGTAGAGTTCTTGGGTTTACTGTTTGGACTGCATTTTGTACCATGGTGTTTATGA
- the PDS-like1 gene encoding PDS-like 1, phytoene desaturase-like protein, phytoene dehydrogenase-like protein (Phytoene desaturase-like1, expressed gene with similarities to cyanobacterial phytoene desaturases/dehydrogenases, possibly involved in carotenoid biosynthesis) gives MKEYSLSERKKFVIVGAGWGGWGAAKALCEGGVDAEIIMIDALPDPTGRTPYLSSTGKPVEAGTRGFWKDYPNINALCKELGLNENEIFTDYTNSSFYSPDGLEATAPVFSNANLSGQKIPPLPSPLGQVLATFPLFERIPLIDRASMVGLLVATIDCLGGDESVQAQYDRMTAHELFIKFQLTPRLVEDFIKPTLLVGLFKPPEELSALVVMELLYYYALAHVDSFDVRWIKNGTVSDSLVAPLATKLETEFNLTVLGGCRVGKISVEESIDKKHRVSSLEYSVNGKTEKIENIDGAILALSCNGMNSVVSSSPDLARFPVFSQAASCKGIDVISCRLWLDKTVPTRTPANVLSRFEELRGAGGTFFMLDQLQSDNVRELWGGDEPQGSVVACDFYNAGAILSMSNEDIIKILIQDLLPAAVTEFGDAKVVDSWIGRYPGTVSWFAPGTFDKRPPLQGAGKALQNLKCAGDWVRMGDREHGAKGLCQERAYVSGLEAANALLQDVATVSKAHNVIPVREDEAQFKAGVALNNQVMTIFPRFWVR, from the exons ATGAAGGAATATAGCCTATCGGAGCGAAAGAAGTTTGTCATCGTGGGAGCAGGATGGGGAGGATGGGGAGCGGCGAAAGCTCTTTGCGAAGGCGGGGTCGATGCAGAGATCATAATGATCGACGCGCTACCGGATCCGACGGGTAGAACACCGTACCTTTCTTCAACCGGGAAACCTGTAGAAGCCGGCACTCGAGGATTCTGGAAGGACTATCCGAATATAAATGCACTTTGCAAGGAATTGGGGCTGAATGAAAACGAAATATTCACTGATTACACTAATTCTTCCTTCTACTCTCCTGACGGCTTGGAGGCGACCGCTCCTGTTTTCTCCAACGCCAA CCTTTCCGGTCAGAAAATTCCTCCCCTACCCTCTCCTTTAGGGCAGGTTCTTGCCACATTTCCCTTGTTTGAACGTATCCCGTTAATAGACCGTGCTTCAATGGTCGGCCTTCTGGTTGCTACGATTGACTGTCTAGGAGGCGACGAAAGCGTCCAAGCACAGTACGATCGTATGACTGCCCATGAGTTGTTCATCAAGTTTCAACTCACTCCGCGATTGGTCGAAGACTTTATCAAACCCACACTTTTGGTCGGTCTTTTTAAACCACCAGAAGAGCTCAGTGCTTTGGTGGTGATGGAGCTCTTGTACTACTATGCACTAGCGCATGTGGACAGCTTTGATGTTCGATGGATCAAGAATGGAACAGTTAGTGACTCGTTGGTTGCGCCTTTGGCTACCAAATTGGAAACCGAGTTTAACTTGACTGTCCTTGGGGGCTGTCGCGTCGGAAAGATTTCGGTAGAAGAGTCTATAGACAAGAAACATCGGGTCTCAAGTCTCGAGTATAGCGTGAACGGAAAGACTGAAAAAATTGAGAATATTGACGGTGCTATCTTGGCTCTTTCCTGTAATGGAATGAACTCAGTCGTCAGTAGCAGTCCTGATCTTGCCCGTTTCCCAGTCTTTTCTCAGGCTGCGTCGTGCAAGGGAATTGATGTCATTTCTTGCCGTCTTTGGCTCGACAAGACCGTCCCAACACGGACACCCGCCAATGTACTTTCCCGATTCGAGGAACTTCGCGGTGCTGGTGGAACTTTTTTTATGCTCGACCAACTCCAGTCCGATAATGTCAGGGAGCTCTGGGGTGGTGACGAGCCGCAAGGATCTGTTGTGGCTTGCGATTTTTACAATGCCGGTGCGATCCTCAGCATGAGTAACGAGGACATTATCAAGATACTTATCCAAGACTTGTTGCCAGCGGCTGTGACCGAGTTTGGGGATGCAAAGGTTGTCGACTCTTGGATAGGCCGCTACCCCGGAACAGTATCTTGGTTTGCCCCCGGAACGTTCGATAAACGACCTCCGTTGCAAGGCGCTGGTAAAGCACTTCAAAATCTCAAGTGCGCTGGGGACTGGGTGCGTATGGGCGACCGCGAGCACGGCGCGAAGGGGCTTTGTCAGGAGAGGGCATATGTGTCGGGTTTAGAAGCCGCAAACGCCTTATTGCAGGACGTCGCAACAGTGAGCAAAGCCCACAACGTGATTCCAGTCCGTGAGGATGAAGCCCAGTTCAAAGCGGGTGTAGCCCTCAACAATCAAGTCATGACGATCTTCCCACGGTTTTGGGTGCGCTAG